The Cellulosimicrobium cellulans genome contains the following window.
GGACTCGCCGCCGCGCCACGACGGCGGCGCGTCCTCGATCGCGGTCCCCCACGTGGTGTCGCGCTCGGTCGACATCGCGAGCTCGACGACGCCGCCCTCGTGCGCCACGTGGCGCGGCAGCGAGGTCCCGTCCCAGGCCGCGCCGTCGACCGTGACGCCGCTGATGTAGCGGGCGCCGGTCGAGGCGCCGGGGGCGCGCAGGTCGAGCGTGTCGCCCTCGCCGAGGTCGACCACGACGCGGTCGAAGCGCGGCGCGTTGAGCGCCAGCACGTCCGTGCCGGGCGTCGTCGGGTACAGACCCATGGCAGCCCACACGTACCAGCCGGCCTGGGCGCCGAGGTCGTCGTTGCCGGGCTTGCCGTTCGGCTCGGGCCGGAACAGCGTGGAGGTCAGCTCGTCGACGAGCTCGCTCGTGCGCCACGGCTGGCCCACGTAGTCGTACAGCCACGGGACGCCGAAGTTCGGCTCGTTGCCGATCCACAGGTACGGCTCGTTGGGTCCGGCGTTGTGCTGCGCGGTGAACGCGTCGAGCCGCTCCACGGTGGCCTCGCGCCCGCCGAGCGCCTCGGTGAGCGCCGCGACGTTCTGGGGCACGAGCCACGTGTACTGCTCCGCGTTGCCCTCGTCGAAGCCCTCCTGACCGAACCCGCCGCCGCCCTGCGACCGCACGAACGTCCCGTCCTCGTTGCGGGCGCCCGCCGTGCGGGTCACCGGGTCGTGCACGTTCTGCCACCACTGGCCGCGCGCGGCGTACTCGGTGGCGACGTCGTCCTGGCCGAGCGCGGCCGCGAGCTGGCCGATCGCGAAGTCGGCGATCGACCACTCGAGCGTGATGGACGCGCCGACGACGCGGTGGTCGCCGCGGAACTCCTCGGTCTGCGGCGCGTAGCCGCGCTCCAGGTAGGTCTCGATCCCGCGCCGCTGGACGTACCCGTTCTCCGTGGGCGCCGCGCTCGTCGCGCCCTTGACCATGTGCGCGAGCGCCGACTCCGCGTCGAAGTCGCGCGCCCCGAACGCGTACATGCTCGCGATGAGCGGCACCGAGGAGTCGCCCGTCATCTGGCCCGTGTGCTGGTTCGCGACGGGCCACCGCGGCAGCCACCCGGACTGGTCGGCGACCTCGACGAGCGACTGCGCCATGTCCGACGCGCGGTCGGGCGCCAGGAGGGCCTGGAGCGCGCCGAGCGACCGGTAGGTGTCCCAGTCGGAGAAGTTCGCGTACCGCTCGTGACCCTCCGGAGCGGTGTGGACCGCGCCGTCGAACCCGATGTACCGCCCGTCCACGTCGGTGAACGTGTTCGGGTGCAGCAGCGAGTGGTAGAGCGAGGTGTAGAACATCGTGAGGTCGTCCTCGTCCTGCCCCGCGACGCGGACCTTCCCGAGCAGGTCGGCCCACGCGGCGCGGTTCGCGTCGCGCACGGCGTCGAAGTCGAAGCCCGGGATCTCGGCCGCGAGGTTGGCGCGCGCGCCCTCGACGCTCACGTAGGACATGCCGACCTTCGCGTGCACGGTCGCGCCGGGCGCGAAGGTGAGCCACGCGCCCGCGCCGTTGCCGTCGGCCGACGGGTCGCCGGGCGAGACGGTCGAGCCCTGCCACGTGCCGAACGCCTGCGCGTCCTGGTCGAGCTCGATCGCGAAGTACGTCGTGTGGGTGTTGTTCTTGCCACAGAACCCGCCGCTCGTCACCGACCCGGTGACCGTGCGCGCGTCCTCGACCTGGACCGTCGCGTTCCGCACGCTCGCGAGCGAGCCCGCGGCGTTGACGATCACCTGCGACGCGGCGTCGCCCTCCGGGTAGTCGAACGTCAGCCCGCCCGAGCGGGTCGCGGCCGACAGCTCCGCCTCGATCCCCGACGACTGGAGCGTCACCGCGTACCGGCCGACCTTCGCGCTCTCCGCGTCGTGGCTGAACGCCTCCTTGCGGTCCCACGGGTACTGCCCGACGTCGCCCGTCACCGGGAGGATCGGGACGTCGCCGAAGATCCAGCACCCGGCCGCCGCGTGCGTCATGGAGAAGCCACGGATCGCCTGGTGCGAGTACCGGTAGCCGGCGTACGCCTTGTCGCCGTTGCCCACGGAGACCTGGGTGTCGGGCGAGAGCTGCATCATGCCGAACGGCATCGACGGTCCGGGGAAGTTGTTGATCTCCCCGACGACGCCCGTCGCCTGGCCGGTGCCGACGAACGGGTCGACGTAGGAGACGGGGTCCTCGACGAGGTCGGGTGCGGCGGCGAGCGCCGGGCCTGCGAGCCCGACGGCGGGCGCGAGAGAGAGGCCGGCGGCCAGGACCGCCGTGGCGGAGACCGCCGCAACGGCGCGCCGCACCGTGGTGCGCGCGAGACGTGTTCGAGACATGCGGGTCCTCACGGGACGAAGGAGCGGGAGGGCAGGGATGGAGGACGGTGGTGCGGGACCGTGCGGCCCCGCACCACCGTCGATCAGGAGCAGGCGGCGGCGGCGTACGCGGCCGTGACCTGCTGGGGCTCGCCGTCGGGCGTCGTCACGGTGACCGTGACCTCGCCCGCCTCGACGCCGGCGGCGCGGGTGGCGAACGACTGGTACGCGTTCGCCCCGGGCGCGACGTCACCGAAGAGCTTCGAGCCGTACGGCGTCGCGAGCTCGATCGCGGCGGCCTGCTCGCCGGTGTTGAGCGCGCGCACCGCGACGAACGCCTTGCCGGCGAGGCAGCGGGCCTGTGCCGTGACCTCGACCTGCGGCGCGGGGACGACCCCCGTCG
Protein-coding sequences here:
- a CDS encoding GH92 family glycosyl hydrolase is translated as MSRTRLARTTVRRAVAAVSATAVLAAGLSLAPAVGLAGPALAAAPDLVEDPVSYVDPFVGTGQATGVVGEINNFPGPSMPFGMMQLSPDTQVSVGNGDKAYAGYRYSHQAIRGFSMTHAAAGCWIFGDVPILPVTGDVGQYPWDRKEAFSHDAESAKVGRYAVTLQSSGIEAELSAATRSGGLTFDYPEGDAASQVIVNAAGSLASVRNATVQVEDARTVTGSVTSGGFCGKNNTHTTYFAIELDQDAQAFGTWQGSTVSPGDPSADGNGAGAWLTFAPGATVHAKVGMSYVSVEGARANLAAEIPGFDFDAVRDANRAAWADLLGKVRVAGQDEDDLTMFYTSLYHSLLHPNTFTDVDGRYIGFDGAVHTAPEGHERYANFSDWDTYRSLGALQALLAPDRASDMAQSLVEVADQSGWLPRWPVANQHTGQMTGDSSVPLIASMYAFGARDFDAESALAHMVKGATSAAPTENGYVQRRGIETYLERGYAPQTEEFRGDHRVVGASITLEWSIADFAIGQLAAALGQDDVATEYAARGQWWQNVHDPVTRTAGARNEDGTFVRSQGGGGFGQEGFDEGNAEQYTWLVPQNVAALTEALGGREATVERLDAFTAQHNAGPNEPYLWIGNEPNFGVPWLYDYVGQPWRTSELVDELTSTLFRPEPNGKPGNDDLGAQAGWYVWAAMGLYPTTPGTDVLALNAPRFDRVVVDLGEGDTLDLRAPGASTGARYISGVTVDGAAWDGTSLPRHVAHEGGVVELAMSTERDTTWGTAIEDAPPSWRGGESAVVAAADPGLVTVAPGGSADASVAVQLFGADAADVRVAVDAPDGIGVGEPALVDDGSGHLTGTVPVQVGAGVASGYHDARLVVSAGDDDVEVPLTVLVAAPGSLVAAYDTVGTAPEANRGVGNFDAAGNSFSREALADAGLTPGSVHEVDGLAFTWPSSPVGRPDSVTLTGETVRLDAPTSRLAFVGAATDGTHRGTAVVTLDDGSTASTTIGFGDWVLPSADGSPVEGNSVVAQMNRRNGDKDSAFVFATDPYTAPEGRRVVAVTFPDVDDLHVFAIATEPAADVHLVDVTVSPRCLAGTPYVAVRAANASAGAVDVDLTTGVGSRSFTAVAPGANAYQSFAARGATGDVDVTVTATGEEGTQTVTQAVVVPRCS